A region of Dermabacter vaginalis DNA encodes the following proteins:
- a CDS encoding cell division protein CrgA, protein MAKKVRRSSTIPTQQNQPARDRVTRAEAETRRSRRAQESAAEAYKPSPAWLVPTAVTLLILGILYMVVYYISSAQYPLPIGDWNLAVGIGILLAGGGLLTFWR, encoded by the coding sequence ATGGCCAAGAAAGTTCGGCGCTCCTCGACCATTCCCACCCAGCAGAATCAACCCGCACGGGATCGAGTGACACGCGCCGAGGCCGAAACCCGCCGCTCACGTCGCGCACAAGAAAGCGCCGCCGAGGCCTACAAACCGAGCCCCGCGTGGCTCGTGCCCACCGCCGTCACACTCCTCATCCTCGGCATTTTGTACATGGTCGTGTATTACATTTCGAGTGCGCAGTATCCGCTCCCCATTGGCGATTGGAACCTCGCCGTCGGCATCGGCATCCTTCTCGCGGGCGGGGGACTCCTGACTTTCTGGAGGTAG